The Rhinoderma darwinii isolate aRhiDar2 chromosome 8, aRhiDar2.hap1, whole genome shotgun sequence genome has a window encoding:
- the LOC142659100 gene encoding lysophosphatidic acid receptor 6-like — translation MANDSSNFTTCQPQTINAFIPIFLSFIFFIGFVLNCISLWIFWFRVKQWNSTVILQFNLAISDAIITPAAPLIIIYSLTDHWTFGTFFCQFKVFLLSTHMYGSIYFLTLISIHRYFTVAHNVRRMAWTTKPFITKLCVVVWGCLLLQGIPFFFVLQISEVHGVTKCLSFHQTEQAVLFFVWNWVILFSGLLIPFITTLVCYSLLSRYILKVNPMNTLTNVMVSKSVQTIFVSLIIFIICYIPVHITRTTGVTIILFFPTMCSLVEKVEVAYYITWMLSGTNCCLDPIIYCYASERFKHTFTSWCSCLSRHGKGKNTLDNAQSDRVEPASDRLGPPPTASTTETGFSLSTGNEK, via the coding sequence ATGGCGAACGATTCATCAAATTTCACTACGTGCCAACCTCAAACAATAAATGCCTTCATCCCGATCTTCCTGAGCTTCATTTTCTTCATTGGGTTTGTGTTGAACTGTATAAGTTTATGGATATTCTGGTTTCGGGTAAAACAATGGAACTCAACTGTGATTCTCCAGTTCAACTTGGCCATCTCCGACGCCATCATCACCCCGGCGGCTCCTCTGATCATCATCTACTccttgaccgaccactggaccttCGGCACCTTCTTCTGCCAGTTCAAGGTCTTCCTCCTCAGCACCCACATGTATGGAAGTATTTATTTTCTCACTTTAATCAGTATTCACAGATATTTTACGGTTGCCCACAACGTCAGAAGAATGGCCTGGACCACAAAGCCGTTTATCACGAAACTTTGCGTCGTTGTCTGGGGTTGTCTCCTTTTACAAGGAATTCCGTTCTTCTTTGTTCTACAAATTTCCGAAGTTCACGGAGTCACGAAATGTCTCAGTTTCCATCAGACGGAACAAgcggttttattttttgtttggaaCTGGGTCATCCTCTTCTCGGGCCTACTTATCCCGTTCATCACAACCTTGGTCTGCTACAGTCTCCTGAGTCGATATATTCTTAAGGTGAATCCCATGAACACTCTCACGAACGTCATGGTCTCCAAATCTGTACAGACCATATTCGTCTCCCTGATCATCTTTATAATCTGCTACATCCCGGTACATATCACCAGGACCACGGGAGTCACCATCATCTTGTTTTTTCCCACCATGTGTTCTCTAGTGGAAAAAGTTGAGGTGGCCTATTACATCACGTGGATGCTATCGGGAACCAACTGCTGTCTGGATCCTATAATATACTGTTATGCCTCAGAAAGGTTTAAGCACACGTTCACAAGCTGGTGTAGTTGTCTAAGCAGACATGGAAAAGGTAAGAACACATTGGACAATGCTCAGAGTGACCGGGTAGAGCCAGCTTCAGATCGACTTGGTCCTCCTCCAACTGCGAGCACCACCGAGACAGGTTTTTCACTTTCCACTGGGAATGAGAAATGA
- the LOC142658950 gene encoding P2Y purinoceptor 4-like — MLNTSGNFTTCQPQSVSIVISISLSVIYFLGLVLNCISLWIFWFRVKQWNSTVILQFNLAISDAIITPAAPLIIIYSLTDHWTFGTFFCQFKVFLLSTHMYGSIYFLTLISIHRYFTVAHNVRRMAWTTKPFITKLCVVVWGCLLLQGIPFFFVLKTSEVHGVTKCLSIHQNDQAVLFFVWNWVILFSGLLIPFITTLVCYSLLSLYILNVNPMNTLSKVMFSKSVQTIFVSLIIFIICYIPVHITRTMGVTIILFFPTMCPLLEKVEVAYYITWMLSGTNCCLDPIIYCFASDRFNCTFTRRPSSGRDSRDKTDVIFRRSWPWSSVEHDKNRLSLV, encoded by the coding sequence ATGTTGAACACATCGGGAAACTTCACCACCTGCCAGCCTCAATCCGTCAGCATCGTCATCTCCATCTCCTTGAGCGTCATCTACTTCCTTGGTTTAGTGTTGAACTGTATAAGTTTATGGATATTCTGGTTTCGGGTAAAACAATGGAACTCAACTGTGATTCTCCAGTTCAACTTGGCCATCTCCGACGCCATCATCACCCCGGCGGCTCCTCTGATCATCATCTACTccttgaccgaccactggaccttCGGCACCTTCTTCTGCCAGTTCAAGGTCTTCCTCCTCAGCACCCACATGTATGGAAGTATTTATTTTCTCACTTTAATCAGTATTCACAGATATTTTACGGTTGCCCACAACGTCAGAAGAATGGCCTGGACCACAAAGCCGTTTATCACGAAACTTTGCGTCGTTGTCTGGGGTTGTCTCCTTTTACAAGGAATTCCGTTCTTCTTTGTTCTAAAAACTTCCGAAGTTCACGGAGTCACGAAATGTCTCAGTATCCATCAGAACGATCAAgcggttttattttttgtttggaaCTGGGTCATCCTCTTCTCGGGCCTCCTTATCCCGTTCATCACAACCTTGGTCTGCTACAGTCTCCTGAGTCTATATATTCTCAATGTGAATCCCATGAACACGCTCAGCAAAGTCATGTTCTCCAAATCTGTACAGACCATATTCGTCTCCCTGATCATCTTTATAATCTGCTACATCCCGGTACATATCACCAGAACTATGGGGGTCACCATTATCTTGTTTTTTCCCACCATGTGTCCTCTACTGGAAAAAGTTGAGGTGGCCTATTACATCACGTGGATGCTATCGGGAACCAACTGCTGTCTGGATCCTATAATATACTGTTTTGCCTCAGACAGATTTAATTGCACATTTACAAGACGACCAAGTTCCGGACGAGACAGTAGAGATAAAACAGACGTGATCTTCAGAAGATCGTGGCCGTGGTCCTCTGTCGAGCATGACAAAAATAGGTTGTCCCTTGTATAG